One genomic segment of Acinetobacter sp. C26M includes these proteins:
- a CDS encoding SOS response-associated peptidase family protein: MCANYKPLTFEQAKQLELPLIPFGYVEEVYPSYTTPLLFKSEQGLEWREVLFGLVPKWSEDTNISKHTYNARHETIFQKPSFLEAASKCKFGVIPVSEFYESKYIDNKPQRWGVRRKDGQAFYIAALYEIRKLNEQIIRSASMLTMDAIDHPMMRDFHEPGDVKRSVVVIPHERLDEWLSLKQPHQLYEFMKGFPVEEFECSHVPKAKIEKVTPQLNMFDRA; this comes from the coding sequence ATGTGTGCTAACTATAAACCATTAACTTTCGAGCAAGCTAAGCAACTTGAGTTACCTTTGATTCCTTTTGGATATGTGGAGGAGGTTTATCCAAGCTACACAACACCTTTGTTATTTAAATCGGAGCAGGGGCTGGAGTGGAGGGAGGTGTTGTTTGGTTTGGTACCAAAATGGTCGGAAGATACCAATATTTCCAAGCATACTTACAATGCACGGCATGAAACCATTTTTCAGAAACCTAGTTTCTTGGAGGCAGCTTCAAAGTGCAAATTTGGTGTCATTCCCGTTTCTGAGTTTTATGAAAGCAAATATATTGATAATAAGCCACAACGTTGGGGTGTCCGCCGTAAAGATGGGCAAGCATTTTACATTGCTGCCTTATATGAGATCCGAAAGTTGAATGAGCAGATCATTCGTTCAGCAAGCATGCTCACGATGGATGCGATAGACCATCCGATGATGAGAGACTTCCACGAACCAGGTGATGTGAAGCGTTCAGTAGTCGTCATTCCTCATGAACGTCTAGATGAATGGCTAAGCTTAAAACAACCCCATCAACTTTATGAATTTATGAAAGGTTTCCCTGTAGAAGAGTTTGAATGTTCACATGTCCCCAAAGCCAAGATTGAAAAAGTGACACCGCAACTGAATATGTTTGATCGAGCTTAA
- a CDS encoding MarR family transcriptional regulator: MPKKYARFLPTADSFNLEDFPFYWISQVNAQYVQNIDNVLKKYGLDNSRRRILIALHVKPHASVSELSDMVISKMSTTTKIVYRLKDEGYIDTYSCKEDGRITRVYLTEKGKEMIIKINDLTSVILEQSFDGLTPLQIEKTMEILRHMFKNLAR; this comes from the coding sequence ATGCCAAAAAAATATGCGCGTTTTTTACCTACAGCCGATTCATTTAACCTGGAAGACTTCCCTTTTTACTGGATTTCTCAAGTAAATGCTCAATACGTTCAAAATATTGATAACGTGCTCAAAAAATATGGTTTAGACAATTCTCGCCGCCGCATTTTAATTGCATTGCACGTCAAACCTCATGCAAGTGTGTCTGAACTCTCAGACATGGTCATTTCCAAAATGTCGACCACAACCAAGATTGTTTATCGCCTAAAAGATGAAGGCTATATCGATACCTATTCTTGTAAAGAAGATGGTCGTATCACTCGCGTCTACCTAACCGAAAAAGGTAAAGAAATGATTATTAAAATCAATGACCTAACCTCTGTTATTTTAGAACAATCTTTTGATGGCTTAACACCACTGCAAATTGAAAAAACAATGGAAATTTTACGCCATATGTTTAAAAATCTTGCACGCTAA